Genomic segment of Paenibacillus macerans:
GATGATTGCCCGTGATACACAGCGGCTCGTCCAACAGCGTGCTGCTTCTGCGGCCGTGCACCGGTCTGTCCCAATGTGATGCGGCCATTGTCAAAAAACCTTGTCATAACGGTTGTTTGCCGGTATGACAAGGTTTTTTGCACGCCTAGTAAATGATCCAGAAAAAACGTGATAAATCTACGGGTCGGGTGGAGGTACTATCCAAAAAAATAGCGGAACTTTATGGTCTTATTTTCCGAATGGAGCCTGTTCGTCCTGATTAGCGGAATTTTTTGGCCCTATTGTTCAATGGGTGCTGCGAAAGGCGGCCATTCCCCTGTGATTTGAGAAAATAGCGCCATAATTTTCCTTTATTTCTCTCCGAAATGGGATTTCGCCGAAATAGAGCCATTTTTTTCCCTTATGTTTCCGGCTGAGTTTTTTAGCAAGCTAACTTTTGCAGTTCAAGAGAAGCCGCCACCATGCTCCATTATTTCAGGAACAGCCTACTAGCCAAGCCAGGGCTCAACTGCCGAACTCTTAATTAAACCGCAAAAGGGAAAGCAAAACAAAGTAGTTTCCACGCACAGCAATCTATCTTTTTTTGATAGAAAAATTTTTAAAAAATTTTTATCAACAGCTTGTCCCCCAGCGGGCCCTGGTATGATGCGGGATTGCATCGATTTTCCACATTATCCACAGGGGATTTGGGTGCGGTTTGGGACGTTTACCAGGTTGACAACACAATATATAGGTATTAAATTAAACAAGTACACCAATATGTTGTTGTGAAGCGAATTTTGGTGTTTATCTCATTATATCAAATACTTACCGGGTAATAGAAGAAAAGTGGGGGAGTAACAATGCTGATTGCCTATGATTCCAAAACCGGAAACGTGAAACGGTTCATCCAGAAGCTCGATTTGCCCGCCGTGCAAATTGACGAGAATATGACGCTGGAGGAGCCGTTTGTGCTGATTACATATACGACGGGGTTTGGACAGGTGCCGGCAAAGGTCTCCGCTTTTCTCGAGCATAACCATCAGCGGCTGCTCGGTGTAGCGGCCAGCGGAAACCGCAACTGGGGCGAGCGTTTTGCCCTGAGCGCCGATTTGATCGCCCAGCGCTACCATGTTCCCGTGGTGGCCAAATTCGAGCTGTCGGGCACGAAACAGGATGCGGAAAGATTTAAGCAGGAGGTGAGCCGGGTTGCGGCATATTGAACTGAACAACATGTTGATGAAGCGGGACGAGAGCGGGTTCTTCCAACTGGAGAAGGACCGGGAAGCCGTCGCCGAATTTATGCAAGAAGTCGAACGCAAAAGCGTGACCTTTTCGAGTACGACCGATAAAGTGCGGTACATGATCGAAAACGATTATTACGAGAACGTGTACGAGCAGTATACGGAAGCCGAGGTCGAACGCGTATATGCCATTACCCACGGCTATCATTTTGAGTTTCCGTCTTATATGGCGGCGTCGAAGTTTTATACCGACTACGCGCTGAAGACGAACGATAAATCCAAGTATCTGGAGCATTACCCGGACCGGGTAGCGGCGGTGGCGCTGCACCTCGGCCGCGGCAACGCGGAGACCGCCAGCCTGCTGGCCCGTTCCATGATGGAGCAGCGGCTGCAGCCGGCGACGCCGACGTTCCTGAACGCGGGCAAAAGCCGGCGCGGCGAGATGGTGTCCTGTTTCCTACTGGAAATGGACGACTCGCTGAACTCGATCAACTACGTGCTGAACACCTGCATGCAGCTGTCCAAAATCGGCGGCGGCGTAGCGGTAAACCTGTCGAAGCTGCGCGGACGCGGCGAGCCGATCAAAGGCGTGGAAGGCGCGGCCAAAGGGATCATGCCGGTGCTGAAGCTGATGGAGGACGCTTTTTCCTATGCCGACCAGATGGGTCAGCGCAAAGGATCGGGCGCGGGGTACTACAACATTTTCGGCTGGGACGTTGCGGAATTTTTGGACAGCAAAAAAATCAACGCCGACGAACGGATTCGCTTGAAAACCTTGTCGATCGGGCTGATCGTGCCGAACCGTTTTTATCAACTGGCCAAGGACAACGAACCGCTTTACGTGTTCGGTCCTTACAGTGTATATAAAGCTTACGGCACTCATTTGGACGACATGGACCTGGACGTGATGTACGACAAGCTGCTCGCCGACGAGCGGGTTAAGAAAAGAAAGCTGATGAGCGCGCGCGACATGCTGACCAAGATCGCCACGGTCCAGCTGGAATCCGGTTACCCGTACATCATGAACAAGAGCAACGCCAACAACCAGCATGCGCTGAACAAGGTCGGGAAGATCAAAATGTCCAACCTGTGCACGGAGATCTTCCAGCTGCAGGAGACGTCGGAAATCGCCGATTACGGGCAAGCGGATGCGATCCGCCGCGACATCAGCTGCAACCTGGCTTCCCTGAACATCGTGAACGTGATGGAGCGGAAGATGGTTCGCGAATCCGTGCACGAAGGCATGGTGGCGCTCACGTCCGTCAGCGACATGACGCATATTTCCAACGCTCCCGGCGTTGCCAAAGCGAACCGGGAAATGCATTCCGTCGGGCTCGGCGTGATGAATCTGCATGGATTTTTCGCCAAAAACAAAATCGCCTACGAAAGCGAAGAGGCGCGCGATTTTGCCCGTACGTTCTTTATGATGATGAACTATTATTCCCTGGAAAAGAGCATGGAGATCGCCGTGCAAACCGGAGAAACCTTCGCCGGATTCGAACAATCCGACTACGCTACAGGGGAGTATTTCGAACGGTATCTGAATACGGACTACCGTCCGCGCACCGGCAAAGCGGCCGCTCTGTTCGAAGGCATGCACATCCCGTCCCCGCAGGACTGGGCCGAACTGAAGCAGCAGGTGATGAAAAACGGCTTGTACCATGCTTACCGTCTGGCGATTGCGCCGACCGCCAGCATTTCGTACATTCAGAACGCCACCTCGAGCGTGATGCCGGTCGTGGAGCAAATCGAAACCCGGACCTACGCGAACTCGACGACGTATTATCCGATGCCGTATCTGAGCCGGGAAAATATTTTCTTCTATAAATCCGCTTATCAGATGGACCAGTTCAAGGTGATCGACCTGATCGCGGAAATCGTGCCGCATGTCGACCAGGGCATCTCGACGATCCTTCACGTCAACAGCAACGTGACGACCCGCCAGTTGGCGCGTTACTATCTGTATGCCGCGCATAAAGGGCTGAAGTCGCTGTATTATACCCGGACGAAGAAGCTGTCCGTGGAAGAATGCCTGACCTGCTCGGTATAAGAGGTCTTTTTGAACTTGCACTATAACGAAAGACTTAGAAAGGGATGAAAGATCGGCGATGTGCGCATTACGAGCTGTAAACTGGAACCGTCCGGACGACGATTTTACGATGATGTTCTGGAACCAGAACATCATGCAGTTCTGGACGGATGACGAAATCCCGTTGTCCGACGACAAAATGTCCTGGATGACGTTAAACGATGATGAAAAAGACGCATATATGAAGGTCCTCGGCGGTCTGACGCTGCTTGATACGGTACAGGGCGGCGTCGGCATGCCGCAGATCATGGAGCATGTGGAGGGCCTGCAGCGCAAAGCCGTGCTCGGCTTTATGGGCATGATGGAGCAGATCCATGCCAAATCGTACAGCAGCATTTTCACTACGCTCGCTTCCAATGAGGAGATTGACGAGATCTTCCGCTGGGTGGAGCAGAACCCGATGCTGCAGACGAAAGCGGAGACGATCCGCCAGTACTACACCAACATCCGCTCCCCGAGAGAGCTGTATTTGGCGATGGCGGCCTCCGTCCTGCTGGAGAGCTACTTGTTCTATAGCGGATTCTTCTACCCGCTGTATTTGGCCGGCCAGGGCAAAATGACCTGCAGCGGCGAAATCATCGACCTGATTCTGCGCGATGAGAGCATTCACGGCGTGTACGTGGGCGTGCTGGCCCAGGAAATCTACGCGCAAATGAGCGAAGACGAGCAAAAAGACGTATACGAAACGCTGGAAGGGCTGCTGCACTACCTGCACGCCAACGAAGAGCGGTATACGGAGCAGATTTACACGAAAATCGGACTGGTGGACGAAGTGAAAGTCTTCCTGCGGTATAACGCCAACAAGGCGTTTATGAACCTCGGCTTTGAGCCGCCGTTCGAGGAGGAAGAGGTTAACCCGATCGTGTTCAACGGGATCCGTACCGACACGAAGCAGCACGACTTTTTCTCCAAAAAAGGCAACGGCTACGTACGGGCGCTGAACGTCGAGCCGCTGACCGACGAAGATTTCAATTTCTAAGCCGACGGGCTTTTTAAATAAGAACAGGGTGTTTGCTCCCGGAAGCGATCTTACAGCGGGAGACGCCCTGTTTTTGCTTGCAAGCGTAAGCTGTCTGAAAGTTAAGCAACCTGACTTGAGGAGTGAAAGTTACTTTTGACGACGATTTGGAGCATATTGGGCATCGAACCGACGCAAGACAAGCAGCAGATCAAGAAGGCCTATGCCAAGAAACTGCGGATGGCTCACCCAGAGAACGACCCAAGAGGCTATCAGCGGCTCAGGGAGGCTTTTGACGCGGCCATAAAGCAGGCCGGCATGCCGGAGGAGCATGATTTTCCCGGATACGGCCAGGACCTGAAGACCGGAGTCGCGATCGGGACGAAGCAGGAGGGGGAACCGGCCCCCGATTCGTTGGCGCTTTTTGAACAACACCTGCATGAACTTTACACGGATTTCAAGCGCCGCGTCGATCCGCAGGAATGGAAAATGCTAGCGAACCAGGATTACATATGGGACGTAGGGGCGCAAGGCGAGCGATTCGACGCGCTGATCCGGTTTCTGGACGAACATCGGCATATGCCGGCGAACGTGTGGAAAGTATTGGATGAACTGTTTTTGATCAGAGAAAACTTTGAGCACGGGTATGACTACTTTGACGATGAATTGATGGAATTTGTGACCGGACAGATTAGCGGAGGCCTGGCGATGGGCTACGAATGCTTCTTGAACCGGGAGCTGGCGATCGACTTGGAGGCATATCTCGGCTTAAGACAAGAGGCGCAGCTCAGTCTGATGGATGGCCGGCTGGAAGACGCCGGGCGGGAGCTTGCCGCCGCCCATGCGCTGTTCCGGGAGGACCCGGACCTGGAGTTAATGCGGGCCAAGCATGCTATTATGGCCGGGGATTCCGGCGCAGCGCTGGCTGTTCTCCATCAGGTCGTCCGTTTGAACCCGGAGGCGCGGGAAGCTTATCTGCTGCGCGGGAGATTGTTATTTGATCGGCGGCAGTACCGTGAAGCGCTGCAGGATGCGGAGTATTTGCTGCAGTTTTCTCCCACGCCGCAGGATGCGTACTGCTTGGCTTTGGAATGCCGGGAGGTTCTCGGTCAGGTTGAACAGGCCTGGGAGGACGGCAGGAAGCGCTGGGAGTTTGAGCGGAACTCTATACACTATCGTTTCTATGCGGTGTGGTCGCGTTTTAAAAACCGGCATCTATTCCCCCAAAAATATAGCAGGCTGCCGTTCAAGGTTCGGCTGCGGATGTGGCAGTTTGAACTCCTAATGATGCTGTTTCTGTTCCTGGGGCTAAATTGGCTGTACATTCTGCTCTATCTCGTCTGCCGGTTTACGTTTGGCGCCGGTTCCGCTATCGCCGCGATTTGGCTGGCAGTCATGTTGTGGAATACCTGGAAGACGGCCAAAATCGCCTGGATGCGGCGCATCTGACCGAAGGAGGGCGTTTTTAGATGTTACCCAAGTACAGTTTTTTTAGGCGCAGACGGCTGAATCAGTACTTTCGCTGTTTGTCGGCTAATTGCTTTGATGGGATTATGGCAGATTATTTTAATTTTTATGAATTCACCTGGCTTAACCGCTGGTTACGTAAAGGTGTGATAACCCTATCTCTCAAAAAAAATGAGGTTGCCAATGCGGAACAGTTGAAGGACAGGATTCGTACGCTGCTGGATGCGGATGCCGACCTTTACCGGGAATACCGCCGGATTCATAGAATCCTGTTCGTTTTACCGGAGGCGGCGCGCAGCAAATATATCGAAGCCCGGCAAGGCGGCGGCGATCATGCCAAGCTGGTGCTGGTGAATCACTGTCTGCACCAACTGCCCTCGGGCAACATTGCCGGGTACGGGGCCGCCTGGGCGGTCGCCTTAAGCCGAATCGGCCGGGCCAAAGGCTGGCTGACGGCCGAGGAAGCCTGGCAGTACAAGCTCGCGGCAGCCCGCTTTGCCCAAAGCTGCTACGATAGCTGGGGAGAGTTCTTTATCGCTCACTCCATCGGTTCTCTCTTTTCTCAGCCTAATCCGAAGCTCAAAGAAACATTGTTGGTGACGGGCATGGTTTCTCTAATGGAGGGAAGCTCGCTGCTTTACAGGAAGGCCAAGTGGGATATGAATCTGGAGCCGGATTGAGCGGGCGGTTCATCCTCCGTCTTAATATGCATTCCGCCGTTATTGTAGCGCCGGGGTGTACCTGTCGGATCGAAAGCCCGTTAAGCCGGAAGCAACCGCTCCAGCAGCTTATCGAATTTATTGACGCTCAAGATTTCATGCGTGACGAACTTCCCGTCATAGTACAGGGCAAAGGTTGTCCAAACCGCGGGGGCCTGCTGGGCCTGTTCTTTGGATGTGATCCGGCGGGCGCGGAAGGGGACGCCTTTGGCGCGGGCCGCTTCCCGCAGCTCCTCAAGCATGCCGGCCGCAAACGGGCATTGGGCCGTGTAATAGATCGAAACTCCTTCTTCCGGAACGGATGCCTGCTTGACGTGCGGTTTGAACGCAGGAGAAGCGGCGGTTTCGTTCCAGGTTAAAGCCAGCAACTGAAAATAAGGCTCGGCCTCATCCGCCACTATAAACCCCATATGCTCAAAAAAAGCCTTGTCGCTCAGATAAGGCAGCTTTTTGCTTCCGGCGATATGCACAATGCCGTCCATGCCCCGGGCCGCCGCGTCCTCCTTGCACCGCTCCAGCAGCTTTGCGGCATGCCCCTGCCCCTTATGCCTGCCCGACACCCAAAGACAATTGATGAACATATAATTGGGAGCATCGATGGGGATCCAGGCCTGATCGGCCGGCAAATATTCGATGAAAACTTTGGCCCGGTCGTCCAGACGGTAAAAAACGAGGCCCTCGTCCATTCGTTCCTTCAGCCAGTGCTTTTTCTCATTGACGGCCGCTTCATACTGCTTGGCGCCCAATGCGCAGCAAATGTGTTGTTCGTCGATATTTTGCTTCGTAATTTGCAAATATGCCAAGTGGACCAGTCCTTTCCGCGGATATCTTATCTGGTTTTTTCTATCCAGTATAAGCTTTGCCGTTCGTTAAATCTATGAAAAAAAACAGCCTGCCGCACGGCAGACTGTTTGCCTTGCGGTTATTGGCAAAGCCCATTAATGAAAAGTAGAGCGAAGAATGATCACCAGCAAAATGTACAATACGAGAATCGTGCCTGTTGACGTCCAGAAGCCGTAAAGGCCATGAACAGGTGCAACATGGACCGGTGCAATATGCACAGGCGCGACATTAACAGGCGCAACATTGACGGGTCCAACATTAGCGGGACCGATATTAGCGGGACCAATATTGGCGGGTCCAACCGCGCCGGGCCAAACATTGTTTAAGGAGCTCATTTTTGGTTCACCTCGATATATTTGGTTATCAGCTGATTTCACGTTATCTTATGTCGGGCGTTCGTCTCTGTCCTGTGCGGCGGCCCAGAGGGCGAAAAAACTATAAAATGGGCTTACGGCCGGCCGGCTTCGGCGCCGATCGGCGGCGTAAATACGCCGGGATGTTTCCTCGGCGGCGCCAAAATGAGCGCCAGCATCAGCAGGAAAAAGGCCAGGAAGTAGGGAGAATACGACCCGTGCATCGCCCCGGCGGCGATCGGCCCGATAAAGGAACCTAGCGACGTCGCGATCGACTGAAGGGAAAATACGGTGCCAAGCCTTTGTCCCCCGCTCAGGTCGATAAACAGGGAAGAGAGCGCCGGAAAGACGATGCCTTTGGCCATGCCCAGGACGAACAGAATCGCCGGCAGCGGGATGAAATCGAGTGCGGCCAGCGCAAAAAAACAGAGCGCAACACCCAGGATGCCGAAGCTCGCCCGTTTGTAAGGCGACAGTTTGCTAAGAAACAGCATCGAAAGGGTGACAAGCGCCCCCAGGCTGATGATCGAAAAATAGAGGCCGGTGTGCATGATTTCGGAAGCCCCGCCGGTTTGCAGCGGCAGTTCGAAAAACAGAATACCCTGGGAGCAGGCGACGGCCAGCGACAGAAGGTAGTAGCGGAGCGGAATGACGTTGAGCTTGAGCGGGATCCCGGAGGAGGCCGTTTTCGGCTCCAGAGCGGCTGGTTTGCTCGTTTTCGCGGGCTCGTGAATGGTGATCATGGCGATGACGCTTGTTGTGATGAGCAGCCAGCCCAGCATTTGAAACGCGAGCGAGAAGCCCGACTGGGCCACAAGGAACGCGCCGACCGCCGGCGAGACGACGGAAGCGATCGTGTGCATCACCCCGTGGCCGGCCATCAGTTTCCCCTGCTGTACCGGATTATTGGACAGCGAAGCAAGCATCGCCAGGCAGGCCGGCGACAAAAAGGCCAGCACAAAGCCGCTGATCGAGCGTATGACGAGCAGCTGCCACGGCTCCGTCACATGCGCCTGAAGCAGCAATAGTACACCGGCGGTAAGCAAGCTGAAAATCATGTATCTCCGGCTGCCGTGCCGGTCTACGCCTTGGCCGGCGATCAGGTTGCCGGGCAAATGCGTTAAGGAGTAGATCCCCATCATCCAGCCGATAAACGTCGGCGCCGCGCCGAGGGACAACGCAAACGGAGTCAGAATCGGATACTGGGCGTGCAGGTCGAAGAAAGCGAGAAACATAAAGAAATACAGCCAGAACGCGATTTTCATGCGTTAGCCCTCCTCTCTTGGATAGTAACGATGCTCTACTTGTACTACTTGTACGCCTGAAGGGATGAAGTTATGTCTAAATGGCGGAAAGCTTCCTGCTTTTAAGCTGCTTTTCGTTCTGTGAAAATTGAGGAAAAAAACTACCTGATAAACGCGGTCTGGCTTGCTTGAAAGTACGTCGATAGACGTTTTTCTTATGTTCGTTAGCTGCCCGGAAACGGGATAAGGTTATAATCGAAGGATAGAATTACCGGAACGACAAACGGAACGGCCAACCGGGACGACGAACCGTCGTCCTTCAAAATAACGGCACTTTATGTACTTATTATCCGGAGCGAGGCATATTCATCCCCATTAACGGCATTTTTGGTCCTTATTTTCTTATGAAGGGTCCGGAACGCGGGCATTTCCTTGCAACGGGGGAAAATAGCTGCATAAAATACCTCTATTTCTCTCAAATGGATGGATATCGCCGGAATAACGACATTTTTTGTTCTTATGTTTTCCGCTGGAGTTCCTCCTCATTCGTCCTGCCAGCGTGTTGGCAGGTTGAACGGGTTAGGAGGTAAATGTAGCCTGATTGCTCTCCCTGTATAAAAATGTATGGCAAACATGTACGGCCCCACAGGGACTAAAGGCACGTCTTCTTCAGCCCCTGTATTATGATGGCAAAGGGGTTAAGCTGACACCGGCCTGGGCCATCATGTATAATGGTAAGGCAACCGTGTTGTTGCCGAAATAACCGGGCCGGCCAGGGAAGAACTCCGCCGGCAAAAACGTGTAGGAGTGTTTGCAAATGATGGACGTGCAAGTATGGACTGAATTTTTGAAAGAGAACTGGCTGGTCATCGTCGTGGCCCTGGTCATCCTTTTTCTGGTGCTGAATTTCGTCAGAACCGTCGTCAAATGGGCGCTTGTATTGGTGATCGCGGCTTTTATCATTATTTACAGCGGCATTTCCCTTAAGGACATCGGCAACGCGGTAGCCACTGTGAAGGAACAGGCCGTGAATATCAGCCAAAGCGAAGTTTTGAATATGATGAAAAAAGAAGCCAAGGAAGCCAAGCTGACGCAAAACTCGGACGGATCGTTTACGATTTCCACGCCGAATTTGGAAGTGACCGGCACCGAGGGGAGCGATAAAGTGAAGGTTTCGTTCCACGGCGTGTCCATGGGAGAATGGTCGGTGAACGATACGCTGAAGGCCTTTATTCAAGAGGCGCAGCGCAATTCCAAGTAAGCGGCGGTTCGAATTGCATCTGCATTTTTCGGAAAATTTATCGTTAATATATATGCCGCGCCGGCAAATCATCAGGATCGGGGGGTGACATGATGGAGGATTTGCTGCAAAGTGTGCGGGAATACAACTTCATATCGTTGCTGCTGCTGTTCATCCTGCTGGGATCGATACTTCAGGGCTTGCTGCGCGGGGCATCGCGGTCGGCCGGCCGCTTGTTTTCGCTGCTCAGCGGGGGCGTGCTGTCGCTGCTCGGGATTGCCGCCGCCATCCCGCTTACGTTGTGGATTTCTCCCAAGGTGCAGGGGTGGCTGGCTATGCTGGAGATACCGCAGCGTGAGCTGGCGCTTTGGGAGCAGGTGTTTTATACGTTCATCATGGCGGTAAGGGACTTTCCGCTGATGCGTTTTGCCGTCGTGTTCATCCTGATGTACTGGCTGATCCGGACGATTGCCGGGCTGGCTGCCGCGCTTTTCGGCGGCGGCTCCTGGTTCGGGCGGCTGTTCTCGGGCGGAGACCGCCCGGCTTCGCTGCTGAGCCGTTTGGCCGGAGCATGCATCGGCGGTGTGATCGGGGCGGCGCGCTGCCTGATGGTTATCGCCGTGCTTTTTATCGCCGTGACGTTGTTTCCGAACAGCGGCTTCAGCCGTTATGTCGAGGCGTCCCCGGTATACCAGCAGGGGGCCCGCACCATCATTGAACCGCTGACCGGCAACCTGATCAAGGAGAAGCTGCCGGTGTTCACCCGCAGTGTGGAGGCGGAGCTCAGCGGAATTCTGCAGCAAAAATACGAGCTGATCGACGCCCATATCCCGCAGGATATCGAGCTGGCGGCGGCCGAGATTACCAAAGGCGCGGATAGCGACGAGGAGAAGGCCCGCCGGTTGTACGACTGGATCGGCACGAGAGTCAGCTACGATTACGATAAAGTGAAGGACTATGAGGAGAAGGGGATCTGGCACGAGCAGACGCCGCAAATGACGTTTGAGACGAAAAAAGGCGTCTGCATCGATTACGCCCGCCTGTACGCGGTGATGGCGAGGTCGCAGGGCCTGGACGTCAAGGTCATCACCGGGCTCGGTTATGACGGGCAGGGCGGATACGGCCCGCATGCCTGGAACGAGGTGTTTTTGTCTGCGCAAAACGCCTGGATTCCGCTCGACGCGACCTGGGCCCAAAGCGGGGACTGGTTTAATCCTCCGGCCTTCAGCGAAACCCATATCCCGGATAAATTAATCTAACTAGGAAGTACGCATCTAAAATTTTTTTCCGGAGGCGGGCGAAAAAAGTTGGAACCGGGCCGTAACTTCGACGGGCCCTATTTCGTTAAAGTTATATAATAATAAGTTTCCGGCGGAGCCGAACAATTCTATAATCGTGGAGAAAAACTGCCGTTAAACGCGGTCTGCCTTCCCAGAAAATACATCGATAGACGTTTTTCTTATGCAAGTATAGAAGAGTGTAGACTTATCGATCCGATTTTTGAAAGGAAGAAGGTAGGGGAAACGCAATGAAAAGTGTCTACATGGACGATCCGCGCAAGCAAGAAGCGGCGATGCAGAGACATTTTAATATTCGGCTAAACCTGTTTTTCTTTAGCGCTTTTGCGATTTTTACCGTGATTATCGTTCGCCTGGCGATTTTGCAGTTCGTGGAAGGCCCGACGTTGTCCAGGCAGGAAAGCAATCTGCGGGTAAAGGATGTGCCAATGCCTCCGATGAGAGGTTCTATATTGGCTGCCGGTGGAGAAAAGCTGGCTTATTCGACACCGGTTCAATCTTTGTATTTGACTTTGCAAAAGAGCAGTTACAGCCAGGACAGTGAATCGGGAAAGAAGAATTACGAGGAAGCGGTGGCTTTAGCCCGGAAATTGAAAAATGCGTTTGCCAGATACGGAGCCCCGGACAAGGCCATGTCCGAAGAGGACATCCTTAAAGCGATGGACCTTAATTTCCAGACCAATAACGGTTTTGTTCCAAGGCGAATCAAAGCGGAATTGACCCCTAAAGAAGTTGCGTACTTTATTGAACGCAAAAGCGAATTTTCGGGGATTGACATCGTTGAGGAGAGCATCCGCCACTACGACAAGGACAGAGTAGCCGTGCAAACGATCGGTTATCTTAAAAAGTTTCAATCAACAAGGGATTTGGATTGGTATGACCCGATCAGGGAAGCAAAAAAAGAGGATCCTTCCCTGCAGTATACGGAGGAAGAGCTTGTCGGTTTCGACGGCTTGGAATTGTACTATCAAAATGAATTGCGGGGCAAAAACGGATTTAAGAGCGTCCCGATCGATCCGCGCAATATGGCAAACGGGATTCCGGAGCTGACGCCGCCGGAAAAAGGTTATGATTTGCATACAACGATCAATAAAAATGTACAGCTCGCCGCCCAGCAAGCCATCATGGACCAAATCAAATGGGTACACACGCATACGGTGTCCGGAAAAGTGCATCCCCATGCCAAAACCGGTTATGCCGTCGCGATGGAAGTGGATACCGGCAATGTGGTGGCGATGGCCAGCATGCCGGATTACGATACGAACTTATGGCAGTCGGGCGGGGTTTCGACGGAAGATTGGAACAAAATTATGGATAATTACCGAAACGGGACGATAACGCCAAACAGTTCGGGACGTTCGGGACATAATTTCGACTCCACCGTTTACCTTGGTTCGACGATCAAACCTTTGTCCGTGTTAGTTGGCTTAAACGAAGGCCTGTTTACGACGAGTGATCGATACAACGATACGGGGATTGCCTATTTCGGGAGAAATGATTCGTCAAGCGTGCGAAATTCCTCAAGACATGTGTACGGCCGAATTACCCCTAGAGAGGCGATCATTAAATCCTCCAATACGTTTATGGTCGATATGGTGGGAGAAAAGCTGTGGAAGAAATATCGCGACAAAGGGATTGGCATTTGGGACGGCTATATGAAGCAGTTTGGCCTTGGCGTACCCACGGGCGTGGATCTGCCTGAGGAATTCCGGGGCAGGCTGGATTATACCGACGAGTCGGAAACCTCCTTGGCGCGGTTGGTGTACTCTTCCTTTGGGCAGCAAGCCAAATACACCACATTGCAGCTTGCCCAGTATACGACCACGCTTGCCACCCGGGGGAAGCGGATGGAGCCGCACCTGGTCAGCAAAATTACCGATTCCGAAGGAAATGTCGTCAAGGAGATCAAACCGAAGGTGCTAAACGAGGTGAAATTTAATGACGCATACTGGAAAGAAGTAATTGCCGGGATGAGCACCAACGTGTCGTCCGCTTTTTCCGGCTTCCCGTATGACTTTGCCCGTAAAACGGGGACCTCGGAGCAAGTGGGGGGCAAAGAAAAGAGAGATAACGGCGTATTCATTGCCTTTGCCCCGCGCGAAAATCCGAAGCTTGCCGTCGCCGTCGTCATTCCTGAAGGCGGTTTTGGCGCAAACAGCGCCGCCCCGGTGGCCCGCAAAATTTTCGACGCTTACGATCGGGAGTACGGCCTCGACGGGGTGCCGAAGAAAGCGGAAAATCAAACAAGCAAATAAGAGCAGGTAAAAAGAAA
This window contains:
- a CDS encoding GNAT family N-acetyltransferase, which codes for MAYLQITKQNIDEQHICCALGAKQYEAAVNEKKHWLKERMDEGLVFYRLDDRAKVFIEYLPADQAWIPIDAPNYMFINCLWVSGRHKGQGHAAKLLERCKEDAAARGMDGIVHIAGSKKLPYLSDKAFFEHMGFIVADEAEPYFQLLALTWNETAASPAFKPHVKQASVPEEGVSIYYTAQCPFAAGMLEELREAARAKGVPFRARRITSKEQAQQAPAVWTTFALYYDGKFVTHEILSVNKFDKLLERLLPA
- a CDS encoding J domain-containing protein: MTTIWSILGIEPTQDKQQIKKAYAKKLRMAHPENDPRGYQRLREAFDAAIKQAGMPEEHDFPGYGQDLKTGVAIGTKQEGEPAPDSLALFEQHLHELYTDFKRRVDPQEWKMLANQDYIWDVGAQGERFDALIRFLDEHRHMPANVWKVLDELFLIRENFEHGYDYFDDELMEFVTGQISGGLAMGYECFLNRELAIDLEAYLGLRQEAQLSLMDGRLEDAGRELAAAHALFREDPDLELMRAKHAIMAGDSGAALAVLHQVVRLNPEAREAYLLRGRLLFDRRQYREALQDAEYLLQFSPTPQDAYCLALECREVLGQVEQAWEDGRKRWEFERNSIHYRFYAVWSRFKNRHLFPQKYSRLPFKVRLRMWQFELLMMLFLFLGLNWLYILLYLVCRFTFGAGSAIAAIWLAVMLWNTWKTAKIAWMRRI
- a CDS encoding DUF1266 domain-containing protein, yielding MITLSLKKNEVANAEQLKDRIRTLLDADADLYREYRRIHRILFVLPEAARSKYIEARQGGGDHAKLVLVNHCLHQLPSGNIAGYGAAWAVALSRIGRAKGWLTAEEAWQYKLAAARFAQSCYDSWGEFFIAHSIGSLFSQPNPKLKETLLVTGMVSLMEGSSLLYRKAKWDMNLEPD
- the nrdE gene encoding class 1b ribonucleoside-diphosphate reductase subunit alpha, which encodes MRHIELNNMLMKRDESGFFQLEKDREAVAEFMQEVERKSVTFSSTTDKVRYMIENDYYENVYEQYTEAEVERVYAITHGYHFEFPSYMAASKFYTDYALKTNDKSKYLEHYPDRVAAVALHLGRGNAETASLLARSMMEQRLQPATPTFLNAGKSRRGEMVSCFLLEMDDSLNSINYVLNTCMQLSKIGGGVAVNLSKLRGRGEPIKGVEGAAKGIMPVLKLMEDAFSYADQMGQRKGSGAGYYNIFGWDVAEFLDSKKINADERIRLKTLSIGLIVPNRFYQLAKDNEPLYVFGPYSVYKAYGTHLDDMDLDVMYDKLLADERVKKRKLMSARDMLTKIATVQLESGYPYIMNKSNANNQHALNKVGKIKMSNLCTEIFQLQETSEIADYGQADAIRRDISCNLASLNIVNVMERKMVRESVHEGMVALTSVSDMTHISNAPGVAKANREMHSVGLGVMNLHGFFAKNKIAYESEEARDFARTFFMMMNYYSLEKSMEIAVQTGETFAGFEQSDYATGEYFERYLNTDYRPRTGKAAALFEGMHIPSPQDWAELKQQVMKNGLYHAYRLAIAPTASISYIQNATSSVMPVVEQIETRTYANSTTYYPMPYLSRENIFFYKSAYQMDQFKVIDLIAEIVPHVDQGISTILHVNSNVTTRQLARYYLYAAHKGLKSLYYTRTKKLSVEECLTCSV
- the nrdF gene encoding class 1b ribonucleoside-diphosphate reductase subunit beta, which encodes MCALRAVNWNRPDDDFTMMFWNQNIMQFWTDDEIPLSDDKMSWMTLNDDEKDAYMKVLGGLTLLDTVQGGVGMPQIMEHVEGLQRKAVLGFMGMMEQIHAKSYSSIFTTLASNEEIDEIFRWVEQNPMLQTKAETIRQYYTNIRSPRELYLAMAASVLLESYLFYSGFFYPLYLAGQGKMTCSGEIIDLILRDESIHGVYVGVLAQEIYAQMSEDEQKDVYETLEGLLHYLHANEERYTEQIYTKIGLVDEVKVFLRYNANKAFMNLGFEPPFEEEEVNPIVFNGIRTDTKQHDFFSKKGNGYVRALNVEPLTDEDFNF
- the nrdI gene encoding class Ib ribonucleoside-diphosphate reductase assembly flavoprotein NrdI; its protein translation is MLIAYDSKTGNVKRFIQKLDLPAVQIDENMTLEEPFVLITYTTGFGQVPAKVSAFLEHNHQRLLGVAASGNRNWGERFALSADLIAQRYHVPVVAKFELSGTKQDAERFKQEVSRVAAY